From one Acidobacteriota bacterium genomic stretch:
- a CDS encoding sigma-70 family RNA polymerase sigma factor produces the protein MSASIHASDRDWPGDERALSRFLSGDVLGFEQIVRHYSGMVFSLAARLVGPSEAEDVVQETFLRAYHGLERFRGEASLKTWLYAIALNRARARHGRLARLRAVFKPGKTREGDVFASLDDAADPALSPEENALLTERRRRLRAAVAALPDEFRAAVVLRDLEGLSYEEVADVLGVPVGTVRSRLARGRALLKEKLS, from the coding sequence GTGAGCGCCTCGATCCACGCCAGTGACCGGGACTGGCCCGGCGACGAGCGGGCCCTCAGCCGCTTCCTCTCCGGGGACGTCCTCGGCTTCGAGCAGATCGTGCGCCACTACTCCGGCATGGTCTTCTCGCTCGCGGCCCGCCTCGTCGGGCCCTCGGAGGCCGAGGACGTCGTTCAGGAGACGTTCCTCCGGGCGTACCACGGGCTCGAGCGCTTCCGCGGCGAGGCCAGCCTCAAGACGTGGCTCTACGCGATCGCCCTGAACCGCGCGCGCGCCCGGCACGGGAGGCTCGCGCGCCTCCGCGCCGTGTTCAAGCCCGGGAAGACGCGAGAGGGCGACGTCTTCGCGTCCCTCGACGACGCCGCCGACCCGGCGCTCTCCCCCGAGGAGAACGCCCTCCTGACCGAGCGCCGCCGGCGCCTGCGCGCGGCCGTCGCCGCCCTGCCCGACGAGTTCCGCGCGGCGGTCGTCCTGCGCGACCTCGAAGGCCTCTCGTACGAGGAAGTCGCCGACGTGCTCGGCGTTCCGGTCGGAACCGTGCGGAGCCGCCTCGCGCGCGGGCGCGCCCTGCTGAAGGAGAAACTCTCGTGA